The window cataaatatataaaagataatatatatttataactgggtctgaactgggacgagacttagatatgataaaatataatttattccttgataaaggtgaacacacaaaaatgtacaaataacaggcaaaatatggacacttacttaaagatggaaatgatgaagcagtcatatctggactggcagttcatacagcactcttcatagtcatcaagacaccaaagacatgaaaaacctctggcaggaagacagtgcatagcgtttctctcagcaatcaagatggtatataACAGACTCAACACTGGATAaggggttgaccacagattatataccttttgtggccctatctttaaccttaagtacaggtgattggttttcaattacctccagccagtcactaacctgggaacacattttaatccatgcccccctgctagttgggacatgcgcagtagagctctggggtctcatttctataacccctcctctacctcAGGAATGCCAGCAAGTCTACCAAACGGAGTAtctggcaggaaatcctttgttgtgaggtgtgaactggaacacttgaagactgctctggtttgagtagtctccaccctcatgcaaacagtagaggtgacaaaatcctttgaaacatacttaagtttcagacattgggtcgcctttctggccatatgctaccctggtatgcaaaggaatttcctctgggttttacccataccttgaaacacagtatgatggataaaacatgaacatattaaaatatccggttcctttgggtccaacaggtccaaacttcccagttctcaatgccggaactaggaaaccctatggtccaatttgcgacctgctacgacctgggaaaccggagatacaccaATACACTTAacaccgtttcacattttaatacataaaactccgctgtaaattaaatcacggtttttcactaaatccccattgaaaacaatgggcttcgccgccatagactttcaatggcaaaccgccgtttgcggggcgatgccgccgttgaagtcaatggagtttttccgccgtagccggtcaacgggttttggccgccattggagtctatgggaaaagtcccgaaccttcaagggggtccatactccgtcgggttggtccaagtgggtcaaggatggttctgcagcgatgctggagcagtggctacagataccacAAACCCCGAtacgctgggccctccggaaccggagctatggattaccaatattcagcttttcacacttagtcgttttcctgagctgtttctgtcGCCGctattggaacctatggcgcgacccgctcctctcggttcgacccttatcggggtccaggatacggggacccggtggtggtcgagtggggggaggtctagggacTAGGGACCGAAATAATTtaatttctaggggccctagaactgtttattcccacgccacttgtcgttgaacttgacttgtaagtgattaaagctctcctattgaaaatgtatccgctttgcggttaagcggtttggacggcagccaactcgttcctggaaagctctctcgaggatttctccattgaagtcaatgagcccattgactttcaatgggaaaccgccgctctccctctcggacgccatctgctggtcttctcaggaaacaggacccaaacagcaagattcaccattagaaagcattgagccctaatggcggcctatgggaacctgcaaaatggtgcctgaaaaggcggaaagttacacaaagggctataatcactataccactattaacccttgtgctcccggatggatcccagtgtgtgtgtgatgcagacactgattaacaataaaacatgggggaatagtggaatatacattttcaggttatgacaagggttaaatcacacgtctgggcctcagcccagttaaccccttgtctccctggtgaggttagagggtggccaattggggtgtaacccctttaatcccgggccaaatcctctccatcgtcacattGTTGTCCTCAATCTTCTTCATGGCCGACTCAGTGGTCAGAGGGAACTTAATGATGGCATAATGGTCAAGCTTGTTCCTTGTGGCAGCACTCCTCCTCTGGTATTTGGGTTGCATCCCCAGCCTCAGGGCTTTAGGTCTCCTGAAGGTAGGGGTGGTGCGGATCTTCTTTTTCTTGTGACTGTGGACTCCTTTCAAAACAGCCTTCTTGGCCTTAAAAGCATTAGACTTTGCCTCAGTCTTGGCAGGGACAGCTTCCTTCTTCGCCTTCGGAGCCATCTTGGGGAAAAATCTGAATGAcacttttaatgtattataatgtaacaagccttttttgtttctaaagcaaccatttacaaagtcacatccccttcctcttctgaaacaggcacacccctttttgagccctctctagcagtgcaccaattgtatctagtgactgcctctttggtcctcttctgctgcactgacagccattcagTGGACccttgagccgaatcttcgccgatcgatcggcaatttagctaattacttatcagcgtgtggattgtattgatgcacatattaaaagggggaggggggagagagggggaggcagcttggactgctgctttaaccgaacaatgcatatactgtaa is drawn from Ascaphus truei isolate aAscTru1 chromosome 7, aAscTru1.hap1, whole genome shotgun sequence and contains these coding sequences:
- the LOC142499582 gene encoding large ribosomal subunit protein uL23-like, encoding MAPKAKKEAVPAKTEAKSNAFKAKKAVLKGVHSHKKKKIRTTPTFRRPKALRLGMQPKYQRRSAATRNKLDHYAIIKFPLTTESAMKKIEDNNTLVFIVDVKANKHQIKQAVKKLYDTDVAKVNTLIRPDGEKKAYVRLAPDYDALDVANKIGII